The Verrucomicrobiota bacterium genome has a window encoding:
- a CDS encoding ParB/RepB/Spo0J family partition protein, whose product MAKAKPRLGRGLSGILSSGSTENSPTGQESESTSAGEINVAKPVKASPPKRPLPPARGYQEVLVSEVVRSPYQPRKEIPAEKLEDLAKSIQSEGLLQPIVVRPSGDGYELIAGERRLRAFELLDLPKIPARVMQIGDASSAALALIENLQREQLNPVEEALGFSSLMKDFDLTQEQTAERVGKGRTTVANSLRLLQLNPEIQGYLGKGLLSTGHAKVLLGIEDSSLRGLMARRILKEGLSVRDTENQVKRLKVRKAGGTSPTVISSGENQSAIEALQKDLEHHLRAPIQVKQNGKSGRIVIQFQGNDDLERILQTIGLR is encoded by the coding sequence ATGGCTAAAGCAAAGCCCAGGCTTGGAAGAGGTCTCAGCGGAATCTTGTCGAGTGGCTCAACGGAGAACTCGCCCACTGGGCAGGAAAGCGAATCGACGTCGGCTGGGGAGATCAACGTCGCGAAACCAGTCAAAGCGTCGCCTCCCAAACGACCTTTGCCTCCGGCACGCGGATATCAGGAAGTCCTTGTAAGTGAAGTTGTGCGCAGTCCTTACCAGCCAAGGAAGGAGATCCCCGCTGAGAAACTCGAAGATTTAGCAAAGAGTATTCAATCCGAGGGCTTGCTTCAACCGATCGTAGTCCGACCTTCCGGTGATGGATACGAATTGATTGCTGGAGAGCGGAGACTCAGGGCCTTTGAACTGTTGGATCTGCCAAAAATTCCCGCAAGGGTCATGCAAATCGGCGACGCGTCTTCTGCCGCCCTTGCCCTGATCGAGAATCTTCAGAGGGAACAATTGAATCCAGTAGAAGAGGCGCTCGGCTTTTCGAGTCTCATGAAGGATTTTGACCTCACTCAGGAGCAAACCGCTGAACGGGTTGGAAAGGGACGGACAACAGTCGCCAATTCGCTGCGACTCCTGCAGCTGAATCCGGAAATTCAGGGCTATCTTGGGAAAGGATTACTCTCAACCGGACATGCTAAAGTACTTCTAGGAATCGAGGACTCTTCCCTCCGCGGACTGATGGCGAGAAGAATCCTCAAGGAAGGTTTGAGCGTTCGCGATACAGAGAATCAGGTAAAGCGCCTAAAAGTCCGAAAGGCTGGAGGCACGAGTCCAACAGTCATTTCTTCCGGCGAGAACCAATCCGCGATCGAGGCTTTACAAAAAGATCTTGAGCACCATTTGCGCGCACCGATTCAGGTAAAACAGAACGGCAAGAGCGGTAGGATCGTAATCCAGTTCCAGGGAAACGACGATCTGGAGCGAATCTTGCAAACAATCGGGTTAAGGTAG
- a CDS encoding RNA-binding protein, translated as MDIYVGNLPYSMDGTELEQLFGEYGAVERVYLITDRETGRPRGFGFVTMNNADEAHAAIEALNGQEVGGRALKINEARPREERSGGGGRGRR; from the coding sequence GTGGACATATACGTGGGAAATCTTCCCTACAGCATGGATGGGACAGAGCTGGAACAGCTCTTCGGAGAATACGGAGCAGTTGAAAGGGTTTACCTGATCACTGACCGTGAGACCGGGCGCCCTCGTGGCTTCGGTTTTGTGACAATGAACAACGCGGACGAAGCGCATGCGGCAATCGAAGCTCTGAACGGGCAGGAAGTCGGTGGCCGTGCGTTAAAAATCAACGAAGCGCGTCCTCGTGAGGAACGAAGCGGTGGAGGAGGCCGGGGCCGACGGTAA
- a CDS encoding ABC transporter ATP-binding protein produces MESAITLKKLRKVFRSGAVRISSVTALEGLDLEVRQGEVFGLLGPNGSGKSTTIKICLDLVRPTSGECLVFGGKTSVPESRKRIGYVPEAPFFYGYLSGENLVKSMGRFSGLLGADLDKRTEKVIETVGLQGAEKRPIRTYSKGMLQRLGLAQALVHDPDLIILDEPTAGVDPIGARQITDMIRLLKSEGKTVLLCSHLLSQVETVCDRVAILHRGKMLAEGTMESLLQDSREKPSLVYRNSNDLARARSLAEEEGLSVEEGRESARSLEEVFVNLVREGDREGGS; encoded by the coding sequence ATGGAAAGTGCGATTACCTTGAAAAAGCTCCGGAAGGTGTTTCGCAGCGGGGCGGTTCGAATTTCTTCGGTGACCGCCCTCGAGGGATTGGATTTGGAGGTACGACAAGGGGAGGTCTTTGGCCTTCTTGGGCCGAATGGTTCGGGCAAAAGCACGACGATCAAGATTTGTCTCGACCTGGTGCGGCCGACTTCAGGGGAGTGCCTGGTCTTCGGTGGGAAGACTTCGGTTCCTGAGTCGCGGAAGCGGATTGGATATGTTCCGGAAGCTCCTTTCTTCTACGGCTACCTATCAGGGGAGAATTTGGTGAAATCGATGGGCCGGTTTTCTGGGCTGTTAGGGGCCGACTTGGACAAGCGGACCGAAAAGGTGATCGAGACGGTTGGCCTGCAAGGTGCAGAGAAGCGACCGATCCGCACCTACTCGAAGGGGATGCTGCAGCGTTTGGGCCTGGCGCAGGCGTTGGTTCATGATCCTGATTTGATCATTCTGGATGAGCCAACGGCTGGGGTAGATCCAATCGGGGCGAGGCAAATTACCGATATGATCCGTTTGCTGAAATCGGAGGGTAAGACGGTGCTCTTGTGTTCTCACCTTCTCAGTCAGGTGGAGACGGTCTGCGATCGCGTGGCCATCCTTCATCGTGGGAAAATGCTCGCTGAGGGGACGATGGAGTCCCTCCTTCAGGACAGCCGCGAAAAGCCCTCTCTGGTTTACCGCAATTCTAACGATCTTGCTCGCGCTCGCAGCCTAGCGGAGGAGGAGGGCTTGTCCGTGGAAGAGGGGAGAGAGTCAGCACGATCTTTGGAAGAGGTGTTTGTGAATTTGGTCCGGGAGGGCGATCGGGAGGGCGGTTCATGA
- a CDS encoding cupin domain-containing protein, translating into MPGWRSTLRLKEHPEGGVYREIHRSDERVLPFDGRTERRAISHIYFSLSAGEISRFHRVESDEIWHLYEGKKLLLHEWEEGSDQIRTSCLGGPDYPHCYVVRKGFWQAAELIGEAVLVGCTVGPGFEFEDFRLLDSCDECRKAIQAIGGFERFL; encoded by the coding sequence ATGCCGGGCTGGAGGAGCACTTTGCGATTGAAGGAGCATCCGGAGGGTGGTGTCTATCGGGAAATTCATCGCTCGGACGAGAGGGTATTGCCTTTTGACGGACGGACAGAGAGACGAGCGATCTCCCACATTTACTTTTCCCTTTCAGCAGGGGAGATCAGTCGCTTCCATAGGGTGGAAAGCGATGAAATTTGGCATCTTTATGAAGGAAAGAAACTCCTTCTCCATGAATGGGAAGAGGGGAGTGATCAGATTCGGACCTCGTGTTTGGGAGGGCCTGACTATCCCCACTGCTACGTGGTTCGGAAGGGTTTTTGGCAAGCTGCAGAGCTCATTGGTGAAGCCGTCTTGGTCGGATGCACAGTGGGCCCTGGCTTCGAGTTTGAGGATTTCAGGCTTTTGGACTCTTGTGACGAATGTCGAAAAGCGATCCAAGCGATTGGCGGTTTCGAACGGTTTCTCTAA
- a CDS encoding sugar transferase — protein sequence MKSRRNTDQPTRNPDIFRLFPEARSDYDYDYDYESRSGVPIVELRKALTVLREDSMIYQRFGKRLFDLVLGAVLLVALIPLFVCVVCAVFAVLGRPIFFFQERPGIRGELFRFVKFRSMAEKRDKDGAVLSDEQRLGKFGRFLRTSSLDEIPELFHVVSGKMSLVGPRPLLPSYVDRYTEEQARRMEVRPGITGWAQINGRNEVEWEERFAMDVWYVDHVSLRLDLKILILTIVRVFQRRGINASKHVTMEEFMGSDLDCPNSDRKASNSITKQ from the coding sequence ATGAAGAGCCGGAGAAATACGGATCAACCCACCAGAAATCCTGACATCTTTCGACTATTTCCTGAAGCACGAAGCGATTACGATTACGATTATGATTATGAATCTCGTTCAGGTGTCCCGATTGTTGAACTTAGGAAAGCTCTAACTGTACTCAGAGAGGATTCTATGATCTATCAACGTTTTGGTAAGCGCCTTTTCGATTTAGTCTTGGGAGCGGTGCTTCTAGTCGCTCTCATCCCCCTATTTGTCTGCGTGGTTTGCGCAGTTTTTGCTGTTCTGGGAAGACCGATTTTCTTTTTTCAGGAGCGTCCGGGAATCAGGGGCGAGCTTTTTCGATTCGTGAAGTTTCGGTCGATGGCGGAGAAGCGTGACAAGGACGGGGCCGTTTTGTCGGATGAACAACGGCTGGGAAAGTTCGGGCGTTTTCTTCGGACAAGCAGCCTGGATGAGATTCCGGAACTGTTTCACGTGGTCTCTGGGAAGATGAGTCTAGTGGGTCCGAGGCCGCTGTTGCCTTCCTACGTGGATCGTTACACAGAGGAGCAGGCGAGACGGATGGAGGTTCGCCCGGGAATCACTGGATGGGCCCAGATCAACGGTCGAAATGAGGTAGAATGGGAAGAACGATTTGCGATGGACGTTTGGTACGTGGATCACGTGTCTTTGCGGCTCGACCTAAAAATACTCATTCTGACTATCGTCCGTGTGTTTCAGCGCAGAGGTATAAACGCGAGTAAACATGTTACGATGGAAGAGTTCATGGGATCAGACTTGGATTGCCCGAACTCGGATCGCAAGGCTTCGAACTCAATCACAAAGCAGTGA
- a CDS encoding LysM peptidoglycan-binding domain-containing protein, whose amino-acid sequence MPEIADEITLPSMFSQRPFCFAVLSLLFPLVLFSQSTTSDLRKQVASLSQDVSALQGLLGSLRIEVEDLRRQNRQLQDAISRMAAARAGDADILRQVDARIASLKAELLKEDADSRREVIASVKKQIDSLASQVEEALKKTLRDSTPRAAAPPQRSFSDEYPTNGIMYLVKPGDTISEIASTNKSRVNWIRDANKIADASRDLRAGDTIFVPQAE is encoded by the coding sequence TTGCCAGAAATTGCCGATGAAATCACTCTCCCATCCATGTTTTCTCAGCGTCCGTTTTGCTTTGCCGTCCTCTCCCTGCTTTTTCCATTGGTTCTCTTTTCGCAGAGCACTACCAGTGATCTTCGTAAGCAAGTGGCTAGTCTCTCTCAAGACGTCAGTGCGCTTCAGGGACTCCTTGGAAGCCTGCGAATTGAAGTAGAGGACTTGAGACGCCAAAATCGACAACTTCAGGACGCGATCAGCCGTATGGCCGCCGCTCGCGCCGGAGACGCCGATATCCTCCGCCAGGTAGACGCTCGGATCGCTTCTTTGAAGGCAGAACTGCTGAAAGAAGACGCGGATAGTCGGCGTGAAGTCATCGCATCGGTAAAAAAACAAATCGATTCGCTGGCCTCACAAGTGGAGGAGGCTCTAAAGAAGACTTTAAGAGATTCTACTCCCCGTGCAGCAGCACCACCGCAACGGTCTTTCAGTGATGAGTATCCAACAAATGGAATCATGTATTTGGTTAAACCCGGAGACACCATCAGTGAAATCGCCAGCACAAATAAAAGTCGAGTGAATTGGATCCGCGACGCCAACAAAATCGCCGATGCCTCCCGCGACTTGAGGGCAGGAGACACGATTTTCGTTCCCCAGGCTGAGTGA
- a CDS encoding quinone-dependent dihydroorotate dehydrogenase, giving the protein MDIFYEKLVRPLIFQLDPEKAHSLGRSALRLGGSLGPLTRFMTKRNQGGLKPVVVAGIEFPNRVGLAAGMDKDAEFVLGTAATGFGHVEVGTVTPKPQPGNPRPRLFRYPAEEALINRMGFNNGGMEAMADRLRRLPAKGSRSCVVGINIGKNRDTPLRQAADDYTACLRHLREYADYFTVNVSSPNTPSLRDLQAKGFLGELLGEVLAANESGDDKGPPIFVKIAPDLNFHQIGEILEVIEECGADGIVAANTSLGRDGLSGGRYQEGGLSGRPIGHRATEVVRFIGQETRGRMPLIGVGGIMDAASAGEKLDAGAHLIQVYTGWVYRGPFFAKELAKALRLYGSLW; this is encoded by the coding sequence ATGGATATCTTCTACGAAAAATTGGTGAGGCCTCTCATCTTTCAACTGGATCCAGAAAAAGCTCACAGTCTTGGTCGAAGTGCTCTTCGTCTAGGCGGAAGTCTTGGACCTTTGACTCGGTTCATGACCAAGCGAAACCAGGGAGGTTTGAAACCAGTGGTGGTTGCGGGGATCGAGTTTCCGAATCGGGTGGGATTAGCCGCTGGGATGGACAAGGATGCGGAGTTTGTTCTAGGCACTGCGGCGACGGGCTTTGGCCACGTAGAGGTGGGAACGGTCACCCCAAAACCGCAGCCGGGAAATCCGCGCCCTCGTCTCTTTCGCTACCCTGCTGAGGAAGCTCTGATTAACCGCATGGGATTCAACAATGGAGGGATGGAGGCGATGGCGGATCGCCTGAGACGTCTCCCTGCCAAGGGCTCCAGATCGTGTGTCGTGGGCATCAACATCGGGAAAAACCGGGATACGCCCCTCAGGCAAGCGGCGGACGACTACACGGCCTGTTTGCGTCATCTGAGGGAGTATGCCGATTACTTCACGGTGAACGTCAGCAGTCCCAACACACCGAGTCTGAGAGATCTCCAGGCGAAGGGTTTCCTGGGTGAGCTTTTGGGTGAAGTGTTGGCCGCAAACGAGAGTGGGGATGACAAAGGCCCGCCGATTTTTGTGAAGATCGCTCCCGACTTAAACTTCCACCAGATCGGAGAAATTCTTGAGGTAATTGAGGAGTGCGGTGCGGATGGAATCGTCGCAGCGAATACAAGCCTCGGCCGTGACGGACTCTCAGGTGGACGTTATCAAGAAGGTGGACTTTCCGGTCGCCCTATCGGCCACCGCGCAACGGAAGTGGTACGTTTTATCGGTCAGGAGACTCGCGGCCGTATGCCTTTGATCGGAGTCGGTGGGATTATGGATGCCGCCTCGGCCGGAGAAAAACTCGATGCAGGGGCCCACCTGATACAGGTATACACAGGGTGGGTCTATCGCGGACCGTTTTTCGCGAAGGAACTCGCCAAAGCCCTTCGTCTTTACGGCTCCCTTTGGTGA
- a CDS encoding PEP-CTERM sorting domain-containing protein (PEP-CTERM proteins occur, often in large numbers, in the proteomes of bacteria that also encode an exosortase, a predicted intramembrane cysteine proteinase. The presence of a PEP-CTERM domain at a protein's C-terminus predicts cleavage within the sorting domain, followed by covalent anchoring to some some component of the (usually Gram-negative) cell surface. Many PEP-CTERM proteins exhibit an unusual sequence composition that includes large numbers of potential glycosylation sites. Expression of one such protein has been shown restore the ability of a bacterium to form floc, a type of biofilm.) — protein MWKIYKVSAVFVTAAFLGSAPVSAMINITYNNVTGDYTVGGSDNGPGDGITTRVDYRWVFDNPFPSETTLFVSLGLLSLGLTADGAFAGTAGTGSPAIVSFVPDMGFGGDPLTVDFRAIVSSDPGSGGPLIFDGSSGTVASGLWTAGLGDFVGQPTTVANPTTSPLTFTIVPEPSSFGVLVGLLAVGLTLTRRRRLMR, from the coding sequence ATGTGGAAAATCTACAAAGTATCAGCGGTGTTTGTAACGGCGGCTTTTTTGGGTTCGGCTCCGGTGTCGGCGATGATCAATATCACCTACAACAACGTGACTGGGGACTACACCGTTGGGGGTAGCGACAATGGACCGGGTGACGGAATTACTACTAGGGTGGATTACCGGTGGGTGTTTGATAATCCATTTCCTAGTGAGACAACATTGTTTGTTTCGTTGGGATTATTGTCTCTCGGTCTGACTGCAGACGGGGCTTTTGCGGGCACGGCTGGCACCGGCTCACCGGCAATCGTCTCGTTTGTTCCTGATATGGGTTTTGGCGGGGATCCGCTTACTGTTGATTTCCGAGCAATTGTTTCCAGTGATCCTGGTTCTGGAGGGCCTCTGATCTTTGACGGTTCGAGCGGCACGGTCGCATCCGGTTTATGGACGGCGGGGTTAGGCGATTTCGTGGGTCAACCCACTACGGTAGCCAATCCTACCACTTCCCCTCTCACATTTACGATTGTTCCCGAGCCTAGTTCCTTCGGGGTTTTGGTCGGTCTTCTTGCCGTTGGGTTGACTCTGACGCGCCGTCGCCGGTTGATGCGTTGA
- a CDS encoding ABC transporter permease subunit, whose product MKGLKSLWLIARHTWTEVVLSRVFTIFGLLAAGLIGASLFLTDFHFGSAEIRFINDLGQGAISLFGSILVVTLGAQLFFREIEQRTVLPILARPVTRSQFLVGKFLGTLAPILVFVFGMLLLLSALLWWRSQTLTDDPSINRATLEGVLGEAWVAGLFQVFKFFVLASMVFAVASFAQSFSYTVSMGFALFFASHLVHLAVDFYQEGETLFSRSLAFFFAYALPDFRIFNEPSLDPAYWKVLGYAAIYSVAYLGIAVGFFQKREL is encoded by the coding sequence ATGAAGGGGCTTAAATCTCTTTGGCTGATCGCGCGGCATACTTGGACCGAGGTGGTGCTATCTCGGGTGTTTACCATCTTCGGTCTATTGGCGGCTGGGCTGATCGGTGCGTCGCTTTTTCTGACCGATTTCCATTTTGGATCCGCGGAGATTCGCTTTATCAACGATCTTGGGCAGGGGGCGATTTCGTTGTTCGGGTCGATTTTGGTCGTTACCCTCGGGGCCCAGCTCTTTTTTCGCGAGATCGAGCAGCGCACGGTTCTGCCGATTCTGGCGAGGCCTGTGACGCGGTCCCAGTTTTTGGTCGGAAAGTTCTTGGGAACCCTTGCGCCGATTCTCGTCTTCGTTTTTGGGATGCTCCTCTTGCTGAGTGCATTGCTCTGGTGGCGAAGCCAAACATTGACGGATGATCCCTCGATCAATCGAGCGACACTGGAGGGCGTTCTTGGGGAGGCATGGGTAGCAGGCCTCTTCCAAGTCTTCAAATTCTTCGTCCTCGCCAGTATGGTATTTGCGGTAGCCTCTTTTGCTCAGTCGTTTAGTTACACGGTCTCCATGGGATTCGCCCTGTTCTTCGCCTCCCATTTGGTCCACCTGGCGGTCGATTTTTACCAGGAGGGAGAGACCCTATTTTCGCGATCATTGGCGTTTTTCTTCGCCTATGCCCTCCCCGATTTCAGGATCTTCAACGAGCCGTCTCTTGATCCGGCTTATTGGAAGGTGCTTGGATATGCGGCAATCTATTCAGTGGCGTATTTGGGAATCGCGGTCGGTTTTTTCCAGAAGCGGGAGTTGTAG